The Gloeobacter violaceus PCC 7421 DNA window GCGGCGACAAAGGTACCAGTTCCAGCATTCTTGAGCACCGTCACGGTGTCGTTGTTGATATGGGCCACGATCAAGTCTCGGTCGCCGTCGCCGTCAAGATCGCCTGCCGCCACCGAACGTGGACCGTAGTCCGTGGCAAAGTTCGCGAAAGTGACAAACGTTCCGGGTCCGGTGTTCTTGATCACTGAGACATTGCTGCCGTCAAAATCGTCCACGAAGTCCGAGTTGGCCGTGACGATGTCGAGATCGCCGTCTTTGTCCAGATCCGCCAAAGCCACCGAGCGCGGACCATCCGCGGCCGGTAAAATGACCGGAGCCGCAAACACACCGCTACCGGTGTTCTTGAGCACCACGGCGCGATCGCCGTAGCTTGTCGCGACCACATCCAGGTCGCCGTCTTTGTCCACATCCCCGAGCGCCAGCGAGCCTGGAGTGATTTCATTGGTCAGCGTGGCGCTCGGGGCGGCAAAATTGCCGCCGCCGGTATTCTTGAGCACCAGCACCTGCGGATCGTCGGGCACCCCAAAAAAATTGATAAAGTTGCCGGTGACAATGTCGAGATCCCCGTCGCCGTCCACATCGCCAAGCGCCAAAGCGTAAGGGTCGTTTCCAGCAATGGAGGCGACAAAGCTGAGGGCAACGGCAAAAGTACCGTTGCTGTTGTTTTTGAGCACCGAGACATTCCCGGGAATGGAGTTGGCGGTGACGATGTCTAGATCGCCGTCGTTATCGACGTCGCCCAGGGCCACCACGTAAGGGTTGTTGCCCACCGTCAGGTCGACGCGCGAACCAAAGCCGCCGCTGCCGTTGTTGATGAGCACCGAGACGCTGTCATCGAAATTGTTGGCGGTGACAATGTCGAGATCCCCGTCTTTATCCAGATCGCCCAGGGCCACCGATTCCGGTTCATCTCCGACCGCAACAGTGACCGGGGCTCCAAAACCGCCGCTGCCGTTGTTCTTGAGCACCGAGACGGCGAAGGAGGTAAACGTATTGTTGGTCACGATGTCGAGGTCGCCGTCGCCGTCGACGTCCCCCAGAGCCAACGCCTCGACCGATTCACCGGCCCGGAAGTTGGCAGGCGCGCCAAAATTCCCGCTGCCGTCGTTTTTGAGCACCGAGACGCTGTCGGAGGTGAAGTTGGCCGTCACCACGTCCAGATCCCCGTCTTTGTCGATATCCCCCACCGCCACCGCCAACGAAGGCGCTTCGGCCAGAAAAGTGCGCGGAGCGGCCAGCTCCACCTGGGCGGCCACCGGGACGGCCAGCAGCATCGAAGCGGCCAGAGCGAGCCACCCCCCCCGCCGCTTCAGTCTCAATAATTCTCGATTTGTCAGCTGACACTTGTACAACATCGACATTTTCCCCACCTCCCCGTCAACCAGCAGACAGGGCTCCCATGTTTATATGGACGGCGCGCAAAAAAAACTTAAGCCCAAAGCCAAAAAGCTTTGTTGAAAACCGGCTCAGGGCTCAGACCACCCCCGGTCCGGCCAGGCGGCCTCGAACCGCGCCGCCAACGCTCGATAATCCGAATGGTCCGCCTCCCAGCCCACCAGACCCGCAACAAACTGTTCGATCGACTCCGCTGCCCATGCCTGCGGGCAACGCGCCTCCAGACGCAGCAAATAGCGCTCGCAGCCGAAGCGCAGCGTCGGATAACTGGCAAGCTGCCGGTTTTGAGTGTCCATAAAACTCTGGGCGCCCTCGCGCGGCGTCCAGGGGATATGCCAGTAGTTGTGGTGGCGGCGGGCCGCCTCGCTGGTCAGCCCTTCGCAAGCCCACTGGGCATGCACCCAGCCGAAGCGGGCCAAGCCGGGACGCAGTACATACAGCGTGCGCAACAAGACGCCGCCGGTGTCGGTGGAACCTGCAACCATGATTGATTACGCAGTTATGCCATTATGTGCAAAGTCGAGGATTCCGGCCTGTTTCAATTGCTTAATACTCTTTTCCTTGTCGCGTCCATATACCTTAACTATCCTTTAACTGGGTTTTGAGACGATGAGCCCACGTCCCCATCCAGGATTCGAGGCGAGATCCATGGTAGTAGCCAAGATTGAAAAAACCGGCACCTTGAGCACAGAGCAGTTGCAAAAGATGCACGCCTACTGGCGGGCGGCCAACTATCTGTCGGTGGGCCAGATTTATCTAATGGACAATCCCCTGTTGCGCGAGCCGCTTAAACTCGAGCATGTCAAGCCGCGGCTTTTGGGGCACTGGGGCACCACCCCAGGGCTGAATTTCATTTATGTCCACCTCAACCGCGTGATCCAAGACGAGGATCTCGACATGATCTACATCGCCGGACCGGGGCACGGCGGACCCGGTTTGGTGGCAAACACTTATCTCGAAGGCACCTACAGCGAGTACTACCCGAACATCTCCGAGGACGCCGAGGGGATGAAGCGCCTCTTCAAGCAGTTCTCCTTTCCCGGCGGCATCCCGAGCCACGTCGCCCCGGAGACCCCCGGCTCGATCCACGAAGGGGGCGAGTTGGGCTACGCGGTCTCCCACGCCTACGGCGCCGTCTTCGACAATCCCGATCTGATCGTCGCCTGCGTGGTAGGCGACGGCGAAGCCGAGACCGGTCCGCTCGCCACCTCCTGGCACTCCAACAAGTTTCTCAATCCCGTGCGCGACGGGGCGGTATTGCCGATTTTGCACCTCAACGGTTATAAGATTGCCAACCCGACGGTGCTCGCGCGCATCAGCCACGAGGAACTGGAGAAGCTCTTTGAAGGCTACGGCTACAAGCCTTATTTCGTCGAAGGCTCCGAGTACGAACCGACCCACCAGTTGATGGCAGCGACACTCGATACCTGCATCGCCGAGATCAAGGCCATCCAGCACGAGGCGCGTACCGGCGGCGCGACCGCCCGTCCCCGGTGGCCGATGATCGTCCTGCGCACCCCCAAGGGCTGGACCGGCCCCAAGGAAGTGGACGGCAAAAAGACCGAGGATTTTTGGCGCTCGCACCAGGTGCCTTTTTCGGAGATGGCGGGCAAGCCCGAGCACGTGCAGTTGCTCGAGACCTGGATGCGCAGCTACCAGCCGGAGGAGCTGTTCGACGAGAACGGTACCTTTTTGGGCGAGCTCAAGGCCCTGGCCCCCAAGGGGCACCGGCGCATGGGAGACAATCCCCACGCCAACGGCGGCATCCTGCTCAAAGATCTGAAGATGCCCGATTTTCGCTCCTATGCGGTGGATGTGGCCAAACCCGGCACCACCTTCGCAGAAGCGACCAAGGTGATGGGCATCTTCTTGCGCGACGTGATGAAGGCGAACCTCGATCAGCGCAACTTTCGGATCGTCGGCCCCGACGAAACGGCTTCCAACCGTTGGGGACCGCTTTTTGAGATCACCAACCGCACCTGGATGGACGCAATCCACCCCTACGACGATCATCTCTCGCAGGACGGCCGGGTGATGGAAATCCTCAGCGAGCACACCTGCCAGGGCTGGCTGGAGGGGTACCTGCTCACCGGTCGGCACGGATTTTTCTCGTGCTACGAAGCGTTTATTCACTTGGTCGATTCGATGTTCAACCAGCACGCCAAATGGCTGAAGACCACCCGGCACATCCCCTGGCGCCGCCCGATCGCTTCGCTCAACTACCTGCTCACCTCCCACGTCTGGCGACAGGATCACAACGGTTTTTCGCACCAGGATCCGGGCTTTATCGACCACGTGGTCAACAAAAGAGCGGAGGTCATCCGGGTGTACTTGCCGCCGGATGCCAACACACTTTTGTCTGTCACAGATCATTGCCTGAGAAGCCGCCACTACGTGAACGTGGTCGTGGCGGGCAAACAGCCCGCCTTGCAGTACCTCGACATGGACGCGGCCATCAAGCACTGCACCAAGGGCATCGGCATCTGGGACTGGGCGAGCAACGACCAGGGCGTGGAGCCGGACGTGGTGATGGCCTGCTGCGGGGACATCCCCACCCTGGAGACGCTCGCGGCAGTGGACATCCTGCGTCAGAACTTCCCCGATCTGAAGATCCGAGTGATCAACGTCGTCAACTTGATGAAGCTGCAGCCGGAAAGCGAGCACCCCCACGGCCTGTCGGACAAAGATTTCGATTCGATCTTTACCCCCGACAAACCGGTGGTGTTTGCCTTCCACGGTTATCCCTGGCTCATCCACCGGCTCACCTACCGGCGCAACAACCACAACAACATCCACGTGCGCGGCTACAAAGAAGAAGGCACCACCACCACGCCCTTCGACATGGTGGTAATGAACGACCTCGACCGCTTCAACCTGGCGGACGACGTGATCGACCGGGTGCCCCGGCTGCGCTACACCGCCG harbors:
- a CDS encoding phosphoketolase family protein, which codes for MVVAKIEKTGTLSTEQLQKMHAYWRAANYLSVGQIYLMDNPLLREPLKLEHVKPRLLGHWGTTPGLNFIYVHLNRVIQDEDLDMIYIAGPGHGGPGLVANTYLEGTYSEYYPNISEDAEGMKRLFKQFSFPGGIPSHVAPETPGSIHEGGELGYAVSHAYGAVFDNPDLIVACVVGDGEAETGPLATSWHSNKFLNPVRDGAVLPILHLNGYKIANPTVLARISHEELEKLFEGYGYKPYFVEGSEYEPTHQLMAATLDTCIAEIKAIQHEARTGGATARPRWPMIVLRTPKGWTGPKEVDGKKTEDFWRSHQVPFSEMAGKPEHVQLLETWMRSYQPEELFDENGTFLGELKALAPKGHRRMGDNPHANGGILLKDLKMPDFRSYAVDVAKPGTTFAEATKVMGIFLRDVMKANLDQRNFRIVGPDETASNRWGPLFEITNRTWMDAIHPYDDHLSQDGRVMEILSEHTCQGWLEGYLLTGRHGFFSCYEAFIHLVDSMFNQHAKWLKTTRHIPWRRPIASLNYLLTSHVWRQDHNGFSHQDPGFIDHVVNKRAEVIRVYLPPDANTLLSVTDHCLRSRHYVNVVVAGKQPALQYLDMDAAIKHCTKGIGIWDWASNDQGVEPDVVMACCGDIPTLETLAAVDILRQNFPDLKIRVINVVNLMKLQPESEHPHGLSDKDFDSIFTPDKPVVFAFHGYPWLIHRLTYRRNNHNNIHVRGYKEEGTTTTPFDMVVMNDLDRFNLADDVIDRVPRLRYTAAHVKQMLHDKLIEHKQYIHEHGDDMPEIRDWCWPY